AGCGTGAGCGGGAATATCTGTAAGCTCGGGGTCAAGTATGTCGAGGACGAGGTCACCGACCCCAGGCGGATAGTCACCAGCACCGTCAGGGTGCGCGGCGGCGTTACGCCCCTCGCTCCGGTTTGGACGGAGCAGTCCATACCGAAAGGGATGATTCTCCGGCTCGCGGACGGGCTTCGGAAAGTGGAAATGACCGCCCCGGTGAAGTGCGGCGATGTGGTTCTGGAAAACATATTCGGTACAGGTATCAACGTGGTCGCGAGCGGGGAGGTCGACGTAAAATGAACAAGATATTGATCTTTATCAAGGGGATTATCGTCGGCATATCCAGCCCCATGCCCGTGCTGTCGGGCGGGATGGTCGCGTTCTTCCTCGGCGTGTACGACGATATGATCGAGGCGATCGGCAACTTTTTTACCAATAAGGAAAAACGCCCTGAGTATATCCGTTTGCTCCTGCCGCTGGGCGGCGGGGTCGCGGTCGGGTTCGTACTGGGTATCCTGATATTCGCTAAGCTGTTCCTTTGGGGGATGAATACCTATCCGATACCGACCTACGCGTTCTTCGGCGGGCTGATTATCGGGTCGATCCCGTTTATCCTCAAGGCGCATCACGATATGGCGTTCAAAATCCCGAGGGCGCTCGTACTGATCGCGGGTGTGGCGGTCGTGGTTGTGCTGGGCTTGTTTACCAAGCACGGGACTCCTACGGTCGCGTCGGATATCAAGGTGGTATCGGAGGTTCTCGGGTTTATAAAAATTACCGCGATCACCCCGGAGTACGCGTTATGGATGCTTCTCTGCGGGTTCCTGATCGCCGGGGCGATGGTGATACCGAATTTCCCCGGGTTCGCTCTCCTCATCGGGATGGGCGAATACCACAACCTGTTTCTCTACGCCGACGAGCGGATGATAGTCCCGTTGGCGTTCTTCGGGGTGGGAGTCGTTGCCGGGATATTACTTTTCTCGCGGATTGTTTCGATCCTGCTGAAAAAAATCCCGGCATATACCTTTTACTTTATCCTGGGGCTGATATTCGCGTCGGTCGTGCAGATAGGCCTCGACGCGTCGAAAACGACTACGTCGCTCGATATTTACCAGATAGTCTGGGGCGTGGGAATGCTGGTCGCGGGATACTTTATCGCGTACCTGATGAGCAAGCTCGAGAGCTATCAGCCGAAGAAGGATAAGCCCGAATCGGATAACCCCGTTTAGAAATAAAACCCGCATTTCAGCGGGAAGATTGCGGACATTTTAGCGCTGATAGACTGCTTCACTTCCTATGGTCGTTCGCAGTGACACGGATTCACGTTTTACTACGGCTGTAGGGCTTCAAGGCAATCACGTTTAGAAGTGGAAGCGTACCCCGAATGCCGCGTCCCAATCGAATCCGGTCGCGGGAAGGATCGCGATACCGGGGGCGACTTCAAGGAACAGTTCGAGCGGCTTGATGACGAACCAGTCGATACCGACGGGAACCCGGAACCCGAGGCCGAGAATTGTCCCGCCGCCGGTTTTATTATCGATATTGAATAATCGAACTTTTCCGCCGATACCGATATACCATGTCAGCGGCCCGGCGAGTTTTCCGTTATACAGCCACCCGTCGAGATGAAAATGCAGGTAGTTTCTCAGCGACCATGCAATCCCGATTATCGGGAAACTTCCTACCCGGATGGACAGGCCGGTAGGTTCGCCCACCATGAAGCCGATGCCGATGGCGTTCGCATTATTCATAGTACCGAATGTCAATAGGGCGGCGAAAACCGCGAGTAATGATAGTCTTTTCATTTATTCTCCTTTTATCATTTTCTGAATCACCTTGTTGCTTTCGATATACGCGAGGGTAAATCCCTGACCGGACGGCTTCACGTCGTAGAACTCGAACGGGCCGTAGGACTTACCGCCGATATTGACGTAACGGCTCTCCCCGATAAAGGTGCGGAACGTATACGCGGAACCGTCGGGGGAGAATTCGAGACTATGGGCGTCATCCAGCCCGCCGTACTCCGCGCCGTTGACCACCATCGTCCACAACTTTTCCTTATAGTACACGAATCCCCATGACGAACCGTCCGCCGAAAAATCCGGCCCCGCCGCGTCCTCGTAAGGCCCGAAACTATTGCCGTTTATCACGACGTATATCCCGTTCTTCCGGTAGATATACCCCATCGACTCGCCCTTGCCGGAGAACTTCGGCGTCCACGCGTCCGCGAAAACTCCCATCGGCTTGCCGTTGGTGTAAATAGTAATTATTCCGCCCGATTTCGCGGTGAACGCGTAGTGGGAACCGCCGGCGGAGAACGAGGCCGACCATACCTGATCGAACGGGCCGGATACGCCGCCGTTAATGTTGATATAGTATTTCCCGCCGGAGCATTCCTGCGCGGAGTTCACCGTACCCCCGATATTATAGTAGAAACCGTAACTTTTCCCGTTCGCGGAGAATGTCGGATCCCAGATAAAGCTATACCCGCCGAAGTCGTTACCGTTGATACGCGCGAAATATTTCCCGTCCTTCCGGTAGACGAAGCCGTAGTTGAAATCGGGGGCGAGTATGACCGGACGGGCGCTTTCGAACGGGCCGAGCTTGCCGGAATTCATCATAATGTACTCCGCGCCGTTATCGATATAGCGGAAAGCGTAAAGCTGCCCGTCTGAAGAGAACGCGGGCATCCACGCGCGCTCGTATCCGCCGAAGTCGGTCGTCCCGATATGCACATGGAACTTACCGCCCTTCAGGTAGGCGAACCCGTAGCGCGCGCCGTCGGGGGAGAACACCGGGTCGCTGGCCTCGTCGAACGGGCCGAGGGTATCCGCGCCGGCGGTCACCCAGTGCTTGCCGTTCTGTATAAAGTGGAATCCGTAGTTACGGTCGTCGGGAGAGAACACCGGGAGCCATACCTTCCGGTACGGGCCGTAGATCGTATTTCCGAGCTGGAGGTAATCCTTTCCTTCTTTTTTAAATATGATGCACGCGGTAGCGCCGGAGGGCGAGTAGGCGAACCCCGATATATCCTCAAACGGCCCGCTGAGGCGGACGCCGTTCTTGGCATAGTAGGCCCCGTCCAGCGTCAGCACGGTCATCGTCTGCGAACCGTTGGGCGATAAGATGAAGCCCATGACCTGCGAACCCGCCGGCAGACTGTTATCCCCGCAGGATGTGAGAAATAACGCGAACAGGAAAAGAACTGCGATCAACCGCGACATATACGCCTCCTCAGTAAATTATAAGATAAAAAGTGACAAGTGACAAGTTTAAGGCTCCTGCGGGAAATGGGGTGCTTGACAATTTTGTTTTTACGGGATATAGTATAAAAGGAAAGATGAGGTTTGATTTTTTCCCTTTTATCGAGTGTGAGGAGGTCGAATGAGTTATCAGGGGAGTCTTATAATAGAGCAGGAAGTACGGAATAATCTGAATAACCCAGAATACTGGAAAGCGCGTTATGAGAAAGCTTTCGGTAAGCCTTATCCCTACGGACAGGATGATGATGCCGAAACCGTGCGTGGGAATATGCTAAAAGATCGAACGAAAAAAGATACTCTTGACATTGGAGGTTGAGGAAATATGAAACCTTTTTATTTCGGTCACGGTGATTTAATGATAGAACAGGAAGAAAGAGATAAATCCGATAATCTTGAGAGTTGGCAAGAGTTTTATTCTGAGATGTTTGGAAAACCATGTCCGTATAAGGATATTGCTACGATTGTGGAAAAGTTAGATCAAAATAAGCCATGAATCAAAGCTGAGAACAAATCAGGGGTCTGTCAATTCGACATCCCTATTTTAACAATCTTATAACCCTGATGGGTTTTTAAAGGTTGCACTTCAACTTGAATCTACATAGCCATGCGTAGGTCACAGAGCGGCTCCTTTTTCGTCCCATCCTTCATCACGGGCTGGATATTTATATTGAAAATAACGCACATATCGGGGTTAGTGTACGCATAGTTCGACAAGCTCACTATGACACAGCGCCTTCATCACGGGTTAAATATTTCTGTTTGTAGACGATTTGATATCGGGGATAGGGTGCGCAGCACCAGCGGGTAAAAGTTTGACGAAATCCGAAGTTTACCATAAAATTAAAGGTGCTTATTCTAAACATCGGAGGAGAAATGGCATCGACCGACCCCGCGGGGTTTTGGGACATCACGCTTGAAAAATGGGGCTACTCGCTGAAGAATCTCGCGATCAGGTTCGGATTCCACGCTCTTGGCAGGGGGTTGCAGGCGGTATCGCGGATGGACGGGAGAGTCCGGGACGAACTGCACGAACTTCCCGAAGGGTTTGTTTTTAAAATCTCCATCCTCCCTGAGGGCGGCTGCGTAGTATGGAAGAAGACGAACGGTTACCTGAAGTATGTAGGGAAGCAGGATAGACCCGCCGACCTTGTGATGATCCTCAGGAACCGCGAGACAGCGTTCATGTTTGTTACCGCCGCAATCG
This genomic interval from Brevinematales bacterium contains the following:
- a CDS encoding DUF1667 domain-containing protein, producing MPEEKREFVCISCPRGCEITTVLDGKSIVSVSGNICKLGVKYVEDEVTDPRRIVTSTVRVRGGVTPLAPVWTEQSIPKGMILRLADGLRKVEMTAPVKCGDVVLENIFGTGINVVASGEVDVK
- a CDS encoding DUF368 domain-containing protein; translated protein: MNKILIFIKGIIVGISSPMPVLSGGMVAFFLGVYDDMIEAIGNFFTNKEKRPEYIRLLLPLGGGVAVGFVLGILIFAKLFLWGMNTYPIPTYAFFGGLIIGSIPFILKAHHDMAFKIPRALVLIAGVAVVVVLGLFTKHGTPTVASDIKVVSEVLGFIKITAITPEYALWMLLCGFLIAGAMVIPNFPGFALLIGMGEYHNLFLYADERMIVPLAFFGVGVVAGILLFSRIVSILLKKIPAYTFYFILGLIFASVVQIGLDASKTTTSLDIYQIVWGVGMLVAGYFIAYLMSKLESYQPKKDKPESDNPV
- a CDS encoding DUF3996 domain-containing protein, giving the protein MKRLSLLAVFAALLTFGTMNNANAIGIGFMVGEPTGLSIRVGSFPIIGIAWSLRNYLHFHLDGWLYNGKLAGPLTWYIGIGGKVRLFNIDNKTGGGTILGLGFRVPVGIDWFVIKPLELFLEVAPGIAILPATGFDWDAAFGVRFHF